CGGGTGACGACCGCACATTCTCGGCCGGATCGGTTGAACTCGTGCACGAAGCGGTTACAGCTGCGGACGAGGCCTTCCCTGCTTACAGCGCATTATCCCGGGAAGCTCGCGCCGGCTTTCTGCGGACGATTGCGGAAGAGATCGACGCCAGCGGTTCGCAGATTACGGCGATCGGTTCGGCCGAGACCGGCCTGCCTGCGGCACGCCTCGAAGGGGAACGCTCTCGAACGACCGGACAGCTCCGGCTGTTTGCCGATCACATTGCCGACGGCTTATACCTTGACCGCCGTCACGATGTTGCGCTGCCTAATCGAAAACCTATGCCGCGGCCCGACATTCGTTTGATTCAGCGCCCGCTCGGACCGGTTGCGGTTTTCGGGGCCTCGAACTTCCCTCTGGCATTCTCGACGGCGGGAGGCGATACTGCCGCCGCCCTTGCTGCCGGCTGCCCGGTTGTGGTCAAGGGGCATAGCGCCCATCCCGGAACCGGCGAGCTCGTCGCACAGGCGATCGAGAAAGCGATCGGTCGCTGTGGCATGCCGCTTGGTGTGTTCAGCCTCATTCAAGGTGGAAATCGCGCCGTCGGCCATGCTTTGGTCCAGCATCCATCGATCAGGGCTGTCGGTTTCACAGGTTCGCTAGCCGGCGGCCGCTCCCTCTTCGACCTGGCGATGGCCAGGCCGGAGCCTATTCCGTTCTTCGGTGAGCTCGGCTCCATCAATCCGATGTTTGTCCTGCCGAGCGCGGCGAAAACGCGTGCAGCCGATATCGGCCGAGGTTGGGCCGGCTCGCTTTCCCAAGGAGTCGGTCAGTTTTGCACAAATCCCGGTGTCGCTATTGTCGTCGCAGGAACCGATACCGACAGCTTTGTGAAGGCGGCCGTGGAAGAGCTTCGGAAGATCTCCCCGGCTCCGATGCTGACAGCCTCCATTGCGCGGTCGTATCGCGATGGAACGGCAGCCCTTGAGACGGCCGAGGGCGTGACGAAGGAAATGGGGCAGGCCTACCCGGACCGGATTGCAGCACCCTACCTGTTCAGGACAAACGCCAGGAATTGGCTGGCAAATCCCACACTGCATTCCGAGGTCTTCGGACCGTCGGGCATCGTCGTTGAGGCGTCCGATGTCCGGGAACTGCTTGATGTTGCCACGTCGTTCGAAGGTCAATTGACCTTTACTGTTCATCTTGACGATGACGACAGCAGCGTCGCTCGTGAGCTTCTTTTGCTAGCGGAAAGAAAGGCCGGTCGGATTCTTTGCAACGGTTATCCGACCGGCGTGGAGGTCTGCGACACCGGGATCTCGCTTGGGCTCAATGAGAAGAATTCGCCCGTGCCGCCTGCAGCAAACAGGACCGGCGCATTATAGCTGGCAAGCCAATCGACATGAGCCTTGTAGCTCTCCGGCGCGAACATGCCGTTGCGATCGAAGTGGGTAACCGGGAACGAAAGAAGGCCCGAGCCAAGTGCGGCCTTTAGGTGCTGCGGATTCATGTCTGTCTCCAAGTTGAACTGGATAGAACAATACCCAGGAGAGCATATCAATGTCAATGAGAGATGTGATCACTATATACGAATCGACCTTTAGACATCATACTTCTGTGGAATTCATATTATTTCGTAGCTCTTGCGGCCATCTGTTCGAGCGCTGGCGCGGGCCTGACGGATTCCGTGATTCAATTGGATGGCCAAAAAGGGATTTTTCACATGGTCCGACCAAGCGCGTTGCGTGATCTGAGACTGAAGGAATATCGTGAGCCGGTTGTCGAATTCATCTTCCGCGGCGTGACCGCCATGGCGCGCTCGAACGTAAGCTGTTGGTGGAAGCGTGCGTGCCAGTGCGACCCTCGCGGTACTCCGCCGGTGGGTGGCAATGGGCTGGAAATCAGCATAGCGGCGCCGTGAGGCGGATCTCGGTATCCTCGCCACGTGGAGGGCGGAACATGGCGGCCGCAAGAGCGTCAGCTTAGCGGAAGACGGGACGACCGCCCCGCTCATCGGGGCCGCATTCGTCGGTTTTCGCTATGTGGGCCACGCCTTCAGATCACAAAAAATGAGTGCCTCATGAATGGCACATGAGACACCTTCGCCTTGAAGGGGTATGAACCCGCGACGCTCAATCGATACCGGCTCAAATGGCAAGGCATCGCGACACGTTCACCGTTCAAACCGCCCAAGCATTTTTCTTAACTGCGCGTTTTGCAGTTTTAGCTTTCTTGCCAGTTGATCCCTGAGCGCCCTGATCTCTTCATCGAGGTTCACCTCGTCTGCAGTGTCATTAATTTGGGAAAAATTCGCAACCGCTACCGCTTCCTTGCCGCGCCTCCTTTGCTTGCGTGGCGCCACCTCGACAGCTCGCTTGGTCATGGTTTGTGCAGCGGTGACGGCGATACCAGTACCGCCGGACAAAGGGGGATCAGTGGCCTCCGCAATCTTGGCGGCTCCGCGCTCGACCTCATCGCGGCCACCGTTTACGGCTTCTTCGGATTGCACAGGCTCTACGGAGATTACACCGGCTTGACTGTGACGAGGTAGGTCCTCGCTTGCCGGTCGACCCGCGCCAATCAGGCTCTCCTCGCCAGGCGATCCAGTCGGACCGGCATTAGCCAACGCCTCCGGCGTAACCTTCTCGGTCGAGCCGCTTTCTCTCTTTTGTTCGCGTCCAGGTGAGATCAGTCGGGCAAGAAGTTTCCAGGGAGACGCCATCTATCCGACCTCGCGTTTTATCCCGCAAGCAGGCAGTGAGTGTTAGTTTCAGCAACAGCATTCACCGTTGCCGAATTGTATGCCTCGATAAGCAGGGAAATACGGCCCGCCGTTGACCAGCTGCTTTGTCAATCGAGCTTGAGCCGTTTGCGCAGATCAGCATTTTCAGCGCGAAGTTTTTCAGCCAGAAGCTTTCGCAGTCGCTGATTCTCCTCTTCCAGTTGCAGGAGATCCGCCATCTCATCGATTGCCGTCATCGGCGTAGCCGGCGCTGCCTGCACAGCCTTTGGAGCACGGCGTACAGGTGCGCGTTTGGCGCTCGCCGAAGATTCGATCGCCTTCACCTTGCGCCCTCTCCTCCTCCCGCTACCGGGGCCGGCCAGAGCAGCTGCTGGCTCTGCCGTAGCGTCGCTTGACGCGGTCTCGAGTGCCGCCACTTTCTTGGCGCGGGGTTTGCGCTGTTTCTTCGGCGCAATAGGCGTTTCAACAACGGTCGGCACATCGGCACTGGTTGCCGTGTCAGTCTCGTCGGCCATGCTCATCTCCTGTGTATCTGATGCAGTTGTCGACGGCCCGAGAGGCGGTGTCAACAACGACTCTGGTTGATCTGCTTTTGGCAAAGACACTTCGCTGTCCGATTTGCCACTCTGAGAGCTACCCGACAGAAACGGCATTGCCTCTTCCTCCAGGTCGCGAGCGACTAATTTTAGATCCATGTTGCCCCAGATCGAGTTCGACCTGGTATCGAGTTTTCGCCTGCCGTTTTTGTACTCGACGGCAAAACTGCGTTGCACTTTTTTCAATATGAGAGGCCTTAGAGAATCCACGGAATGGTTTGGTGATGTGCTGGTACATCACGAATAGCGCCTACCGGACTGCCAGTCTATACCACCGTCACATCCGATCCACCGCAGCATTCCGGGGGTCAGAAAATGTGGCAATCTAATAGGGGCGGAGGGCGGTCTATACGCTCAAAGCCCTTGAAAGGAAGGGGCGACCAGTAGTTCGTCCCGAGACATTTTCAAAGGTTCCCGACGATCGATTACGCCACATTTTTGTGTAGCGGCTATTTAGTAATGCGACAGTTGGGCCAGTTAGAGATGCGACAGTCTCGCCTCTCGACGTGCTGGTCAATGCCAACGTTGGGAGCAAGGATGACGACCTTCAGCCTGGTCGAGACCATGAGCGGTCGGAGTCGTCATGTCCTGTTTGATCACCATGTCGCAGAAAGAATTGCATCGCCTCGAAGTTGTTCAGAAGATCCGTGATCGACGCCTGAGCGTCGTCCAGGCGGCTGAGGTGCTCGATCTCAGCCGAAGCTCGTCTACATCGATGATGCTACTGGCAAGCTGCTGCATCTGCTGAATGGGGCAAACCTCTGGTCGAAGGTCAACAAGGAATAAACCCCGATTGAAATCTTAGCCGGAGCCTTGTATATACATTTGTATATACAAGGAGGTCCGATATGGCCCATTTTCGACAACAAGAGCCTATTCCCCCGAGGGAGGCCAAGCTTTTCAGAAACAACAAGAGTCAGGCTGTGCGAATCCCGGCCGACTTTGAGCTACCCGGCGACCGAGTGATGATCCACCGCGACGGCGATCGGCTGATTATAGAGCCTGTGCACCGCAAGAACCTCCTGGAAGTCCTGGCAGGTTTGGAGCCGCTTGGCCCTGAAGATCAGTTCCCTGATGTAGACGATACCCTGCTTCCTTTGAAGGAAATCGACCTGTGAGCAGGCTTTATATGCTGGACACCAATATCGTCTCCGAGCTTGCCCGAAACCCGAGGGGTGTCGTCGCTCGGCGCATCGCCGAGGTTGGCCCCGATGCAATCTGCGTCAGTATTATCACGGCGTCGGAGTTACGCTACGGGTGCGCCAAAAAGGGATCACCGAAACTTCTAGCACAGATCGAAGCTATCCTTGGCAGCTTAGCGGTGCTTGCGCTGGATGTACCCGCCGATGATGCATACGGCGGCATCCGAGCTGAACTAGAGGCCGCTGGCAAGCCTATCGGTCCGAATGACCTATTTATCGCCGCCCACGCCTCCGCCCTCGGAGCAGTTCTGGTGACGGCCAACATAAGCGAGTTCATGCGTATTCGCCCTTTGCAGGTCGAAAACTGGTTGGTTTGAACGGCCAACGGCATGTAGGGTTTCTGATGTCGATTCGTCGTCACGCATCCTTCTGTCTTTCCCTTATCGACGGAAGTCATAACTGCCGTGCGTTGGGACGAGCAGAGGTCCGGCCCTTGGAATACCTAATCCTGACTGGCAACCATGGGCACGCTGCCATCATTCGGAAGGCGGGCCTCGGTCTGCCGGGCGGCGGAGACGAGGCGGCGTTTTGCGCGGATTACGTGCCATTGCTGGTCGATCAGCACCCCGATGAGGATTACGCCGCCCATGACGGCGAAATTCAACGATGATGGGATACCAAGCAGATTCACCAGATTCTGCAGTTCCTGCAGCAGCACCGTGCCCAACACGACGCCAATAATCGATCCCTCGCCGCCGCGAAGCGAAAAGCCGCCAAGGACGGCAGCGGCAATCGCATAGAGTTCGTAGAACTGGCCATGGCTCGCAGGCGAGATCGAGCGCGTATACATGGCGAAATAAATCGCCGAAAGCGCCGTCAGCAGCCCGCAAATCACATAGGCCGACATGATCATGCGGCCGGTGCGGATACCGGAATAGCGGGCCGCCTCCTCGTTCTTCCCGATCGCGTAGAGATAACGCCCGAAGACTGAGCGATGCAGCATGATCCACATGACCACGGCAATGATGACAAGCGCGATGAAGGTGTTGGGAACGCCGTAGAACCGTCCGGCGGTCAGAAATTCGAGGTCCGGGAAATTCTGGCCGAAAGCAAAACCCGCCGTCCCATCGGCTGTATAGAAGCGTGCCGCCCCGCGATAAATCAAGAGGCCGCAAAGGGTGACGACGAAGGGCTGCAAGTTGAGCCGGGTGATCAGCCAGCCGTGGACGGCGCCTATGACCGCGCCAAGCGCGAGAATGAGCGGCAGCGCCAGCATCCACGACATATCCTGGACCGCGATGAAGTCGACGAACAGCACGCCGAGAAGGGCGACGAGCGAGCCTACGGAAAGCTCGATACCGCCTGTAATGATGACAAAGGCCTGGCCGATCGACAGAATGCCGAACAGGCCGATCAGGTTGGCGGTATTGGCCAGGTTGATCGGCAGCAGGAAGCGCGGATTGATGATGGCGACGACGATGCCGACGACGACGATCAAAAGCAGCAGTCCGAGATCTTTTTTGACCATTCGAGATCCATTCCCCGATACTTGTATATTGGCCGCGGCCGCTATTTTACCCTTTTGCCGACAGCAAGCAAAAGGACGCTTTCCTGGCTGAATTCGTCCTCTTCCAATATGCCGGCGATCCGGCCCTCGTGCATGACGGCGATGCGGTCGGAAACGCCGATCACCTCCTCCATGTCGCTTGATATCATCAGGATCGCGACCCCGGCATCGGCAAGCGCCCGCATCAGGCCGTAGATCTCGTTCTTCGCGCCGATGTCGATGCCGCGCGTCGGCTCGTCGAAGATCATCACCTTCGGGCTCATCGACAGCCATTTGGCGAGCACCACCTTCTGCTGGTTGCCGCCGGACAGCGTGCCGGTTCGCGTCGAAACGGAGGGTGCCTTGATACCGAGGCGAAGCCGTTGTTTTTCGGCCGCCGCCGTCTCCCGCTCGGCAGAAAGCATGAAACGGCGGGAGAGCTTGCGGAGATCGGCAAGGCTTATGTTCTGGGCGATCGGCAAATCGAGAAGAATGCCGTTGCGCTTGCGATCCTCCGGCACCAGGAAAATGCCGCGAGCGACGGCGTCGCGGGCGGAATGGACGGAAATTTCCTGCCCGTCCTGCAGGATGGTTCCGCCGTAGCTCCGCTCGATTCCGAAGAAGACCCTTGCAAGCTCGGTGCGGCCCGACCCCACGAGGCCCGCAAGCCCCATGATTTCTCCATAGCGGATTTCCAGATCGACGGGACGGCCGGGATAGGCCTCAGTGCGCACGCCGCTTGCCTGCAGCGCCACCGGGCCGGGCGAGCGCTGCGGTTTTGCAGTCCGGGCCGCAAGCACCCGGCCGATCATCAGCTTGACCATCTGATCATGGCCGATGTCTTTCCTGGCGAGCGTGCCGACAAGCGTGCCGTCGCGCAGCACGACGACGCGGTCGGCGACGCGCTCAACCTCGTGGAGACGATGCGAGATGAAAATGACGCTGATGCCGTCGGCTTTCAGCGATTTGATAATGCTGAGAAGCCGTTCGGTTTCGGCCAGCGGCAGGCTGGACGTCGGTTCGTCGAAAATGACGAGCCTGGCGTTGATGGACAGCGCCTTGGCGATTTCCACCATCTGCTGCTCGGCAAGGGAAAGCGACGCCACCGGCGTGTCGGCGGAAAAATGCGCCCCGACGCGCTTCAGCAGCGGCTTCACCATGTCTCGCAGCCGATCGCGATCGACGAGCTTGAAAGGTCCGGCCTTCAGCGGCTCGCGGCCGAGGAAAATATTGGCCGCAACGTCGAGATTGTCGAAGAGATTGAGTTCCTGATGCACGAAGGCGATGCCGGATGAGATGCTCGATTCCACAGTGAAGGACCGGTGCTCCGCCCCGTCGAGCAGGATCGTGCCCCGGTCGGGGGCGATCACGCCGCCGAGAATCTTCATCAGCGTCGATTTTCCAGCGCCGTTTTCGCCGACAAGGCCGATGACCTCGCCTGGCATGATGTCCATTGACAGGTCTTCGAGCGCAACGACGCCCGGATAGGTCTTGCCAACGCCGGCAAGCGACAGGAATGGCGTTCCGGGCGCGCCCGGTGACGGGATGTCGGAACTATGGTTCATCGGCTGTCCATGGCTGCTGATGCCGTCGGCATGAAATGCCTTTCGCGGCGGCGGTGAGTGCCGCCGCCGCGAAAGAGGTTACTTTCCAGCCATGGCCTTCAGGTTGGCGGCATATTTGTCAACGTCATCCTTGCCGATGATCACCGTCGGGATGATGATCAGGCCATCGGCGGGAACGCCTGACTTGTCGCCCTTGAGGTAGGCAGCCATCAATTTCATGCCCTGATAGGCCCATTCGAACGGCTGCTGCACGACGGTTGCCGCGATCGTGCCTTCCTTGACGCCGCCGAGCGTGATCGGATCGTCATCGAAGCCGACGACGGTGATCTGGCCGAGTTTG
This sequence is a window from Rhizobium sp. CIAT894. Protein-coding genes within it:
- a CDS encoding aldehyde dehydrogenase (NADP(+)), which produces MLTGKHLIAGRWKDGNGTFRSDTITGDDRTFSAGSVELVHEAVTAADEAFPAYSALSREARAGFLRTIAEEIDASGSQITAIGSAETGLPAARLEGERSRTTGQLRLFADHIADGLYLDRRHDVALPNRKPMPRPDIRLIQRPLGPVAVFGASNFPLAFSTAGGDTAAALAAGCPVVVKGHSAHPGTGELVAQAIEKAIGRCGMPLGVFSLIQGGNRAVGHALVQHPSIRAVGFTGSLAGGRSLFDLAMARPEPIPFFGELGSINPMFVLPSAAKTRAADIGRGWAGSLSQGVGQFCTNPGVAIVVAGTDTDSFVKAAVEELRKISPAPMLTASIARSYRDGTAALETAEGVTKEMGQAYPDRIAAPYLFRTNARNWLANPTLHSEVFGPSGIVVEASDVRELLDVATSFEGQLTFTVHLDDDDSSVARELLLLAERKAGRILCNGYPTGVEVCDTGISLGLNEKNSPVPPAANRTGAL
- a CDS encoding transcriptional regulator, with translation MKKVQRSFAVEYKNGRRKLDTRSNSIWGNMDLKLVARDLEEEAMPFLSGSSQSGKSDSEVSLPKADQPESLLTPPLGPSTTASDTQEMSMADETDTATSADVPTVVETPIAPKKQRKPRAKKVAALETASSDATAEPAAALAGPGSGRRRGRKVKAIESSASAKRAPVRRAPKAVQAAPATPMTAIDEMADLLQLEEENQRLRKLLAEKLRAENADLRKRLKLD
- a CDS encoding AbrB/MazE/SpoVT family DNA-binding domain-containing protein; translated protein: MAHFRQQEPIPPREAKLFRNNKSQAVRIPADFELPGDRVMIHRDGDRLIIEPVHRKNLLEVLAGLEPLGPEDQFPDVDDTLLPLKEIDL
- a CDS encoding type II toxin-antitoxin system VapC family toxin, translating into MSRLYMLDTNIVSELARNPRGVVARRIAEVGPDAICVSIITASELRYGCAKKGSPKLLAQIEAILGSLAVLALDVPADDAYGGIRAELEAAGKPIGPNDLFIAAHASALGAVLVTANISEFMRIRPLQVENWLV
- a CDS encoding ABC transporter permease, yielding MVKKDLGLLLLIVVVGIVVAIINPRFLLPINLANTANLIGLFGILSIGQAFVIITGGIELSVGSLVALLGVLFVDFIAVQDMSWMLALPLILALGAVIGAVHGWLITRLNLQPFVVTLCGLLIYRGAARFYTADGTAGFAFGQNFPDLEFLTAGRFYGVPNTFIALVIIAVVMWIMLHRSVFGRYLYAIGKNEEAARYSGIRTGRMIMSAYVICGLLTALSAIYFAMYTRSISPASHGQFYELYAIAAAVLGGFSLRGGEGSIIGVVLGTVLLQELQNLVNLLGIPSSLNFAVMGGVILIGVLIDQQWHVIRAKRRLVSAARQTEARLPNDGSVPMVASQD
- a CDS encoding sugar ABC transporter ATP-binding protein — encoded protein: MNHSSDIPSPGAPGTPFLSLAGVGKTYPGVVALEDLSMDIMPGEVIGLVGENGAGKSTLMKILGGVIAPDRGTILLDGAEHRSFTVESSISSGIAFVHQELNLFDNLDVAANIFLGREPLKAGPFKLVDRDRLRDMVKPLLKRVGAHFSADTPVASLSLAEQQMVEIAKALSINARLVIFDEPTSSLPLAETERLLSIIKSLKADGISVIFISHRLHEVERVADRVVVLRDGTLVGTLARKDIGHDQMVKLMIGRVLAARTAKPQRSPGPVALQASGVRTEAYPGRPVDLEIRYGEIMGLAGLVGSGRTELARVFFGIERSYGGTILQDGQEISVHSARDAVARGIFLVPEDRKRNGILLDLPIAQNISLADLRKLSRRFMLSAERETAAAEKQRLRLGIKAPSVSTRTGTLSGGNQQKVVLAKWLSMSPKVMIFDEPTRGIDIGAKNEIYGLMRALADAGVAILMISSDMEEVIGVSDRIAVMHEGRIAGILEEDEFSQESVLLLAVGKRVK